From a single Spirochaetota bacterium genomic region:
- a CDS encoding DEAD/DEAH box helicase, whose amino-acid sequence MERVTFRDLGLSEHSLREIEIKGFEEPTEIQAKVIPLLLSTDKDIIGQAQTGTGKTAAFGLPIMEMVSEHAGCVQAIVVVPTRELAIQVSEELNSFRGSKRLHVVPIYGGQSMQDQIRRLARGVDIVVGTPGRIMDHLRRRTLKLDNISYAVLDEADEMLNMGFVEDIEEIFRHTNQARRTLLFSATMPSHILKIARNYMHEYVTISIKKDALAVDMIDQIYFEVSQADRFESLCRIIDIEEEFYGLVFCRTKVDVDQLAGKLIDRGYDAEGLHGDFSQNQRERTLEKFRKKHTTILVATDVAARGIDVADLTHVINYALPQDHDAYVHRIGRTGRAGKKGIAITFISSSEYRKLQAIINVTKASIRKKQLPKIADVIHAKKMRIATEIAALIEKGDHRDYLDTARELMSGQEPHDVLAALLRYSFRNELDSASYNEIHEASVDRKGTTRIFVGKGSNDGITPRKLLKLIKTEADVDVDAIKGLVVKDTFSFLTVPFAEAELIIQAFKEHTVHNRPLVYRDKKPAGSSKPSGPSKPKGKGKPNVGRSNPWQANKKRG is encoded by the coding sequence ATGGAACGAGTCACATTCAGGGATCTTGGTCTCTCCGAGCATTCCCTCAGGGAGATCGAAATCAAGGGCTTCGAGGAGCCCACGGAAATACAGGCGAAGGTGATCCCCCTCCTGCTCTCCACCGACAAGGACATCATAGGCCAAGCCCAGACGGGAACGGGAAAGACCGCGGCGTTCGGCCTGCCCATCATGGAGATGGTGAGCGAGCACGCGGGCTGCGTACAGGCGATCGTGGTGGTGCCCACGCGCGAGCTCGCGATCCAGGTCTCCGAGGAGCTCAACTCCTTCCGCGGAAGCAAGCGGCTTCACGTGGTGCCCATTTACGGCGGGCAGTCCATGCAGGACCAGATCCGCAGGCTCGCCCGCGGCGTCGACATCGTGGTGGGAACCCCCGGGCGCATCATGGACCACCTGCGCCGCCGGACACTGAAGCTCGATAACATCTCTTATGCCGTGCTCGACGAGGCCGACGAGATGCTCAACATGGGCTTCGTCGAGGACATCGAGGAGATCTTCCGCCACACCAACCAGGCGCGGCGCACGCTCCTGTTTTCGGCGACCATGCCCTCGCACATACTCAAGATCGCCCGGAACTATATGCACGAGTACGTCACCATTTCCATAAAGAAGGACGCGCTCGCCGTCGACATGATCGACCAGATTTACTTCGAGGTCTCCCAGGCCGACCGGTTCGAGTCCCTCTGCCGCATCATCGACATCGAGGAGGAGTTCTACGGGCTCGTCTTCTGCCGCACCAAGGTGGACGTCGACCAGCTCGCGGGCAAACTCATCGACCGCGGCTACGACGCCGAGGGCCTGCACGGCGACTTCTCGCAGAACCAGCGCGAGCGCACCCTGGAAAAATTCCGGAAGAAGCACACCACCATCCTCGTCGCGACCGACGTCGCCGCGCGGGGTATCGACGTCGCGGACCTCACGCACGTGATTAACTACGCGCTGCCGCAAGATCACGACGCGTACGTGCACCGCATAGGCCGCACGGGGCGCGCGGGCAAGAAGGGGATCGCGATCACCTTCATAAGCTCCTCCGAGTACCGGAAGCTCCAGGCGATCATCAACGTCACGAAGGCCTCCATAAGGAAGAAACAGCTCCCCAAGATCGCCGATGTCATCCACGCGAAGAAGATGCGCATCGCCACGGAGATCGCCGCGCTCATAGAAAAGGGCGACCACCGCGACTACCTCGACACGGCCCGGGAGCTCATGTCCGGGCAGGAGCCGCACGACGTGCTCGCCGCGCTTCTCCGGTACTCATTCCGCAACGAGCTGGACAGCGCGAGCTACAACGAGATCCACGAGGCCTCGGTCGACCGGAAGGGAACGACCCGCATCTTCGTGGGAAAGGGCTCCAATGACGGAATCACGCCCCGCAAGCTCCTCAAGCTCATCAAGACCGAAGCGGACGTGGATGTGGACGCCATCAAGGGCCTGGTGGTGAAGGACACCTTTTCCTTCCTCACCGTTCCCTTCGCCGAGGCGGAGCTCATCATCCAGGCGTTCAAGGAACACACGGTGCACAAT
- a CDS encoding VWA domain-containing protein yields the protein MKTMRFFRGTILSVSLGALVACSSFFVSDSYYGVKTGGKNIVFVIDISGSMEGRAEGNISDQLRAQAAERLAGKVGSMIGGRIGGYVSSGIASETTKLASAKRELKPAIMGLNETTRFTIVTFSDGVATWKDDLTVATKSDKAIGYAFVMNLSTQGGTSAMAGIARAFMVPGVDTIFFLSDGYPSDAGGDQIVEAVKAMNQGRGIQVNTIGLGDDKDEKFLKKLAKENGGKYIEG from the coding sequence GTTTCGCTCGGGGCGCTGGTGGCGTGCTCGAGCTTTTTCGTATCGGACTCCTATTACGGGGTGAAAACCGGCGGCAAAAACATTGTGTTCGTGATCGACATCTCTGGCAGCATGGAGGGCAGGGCCGAGGGCAACATTAGCGACCAGCTCCGCGCCCAGGCGGCCGAGCGCCTCGCCGGCAAGGTGGGCTCCATGATCGGGGGGCGCATCGGGGGCTACGTATCGTCGGGGATCGCGAGCGAGACGACCAAGCTCGCCAGCGCGAAACGCGAGCTCAAGCCCGCGATCATGGGCCTTAACGAGACCACGAGGTTCACGATCGTGACCTTCTCGGACGGCGTCGCCACCTGGAAGGACGATCTCACCGTCGCGACCAAGTCCGACAAGGCGATCGGGTACGCCTTCGTCATGAACCTCTCGACCCAGGGCGGAACAAGCGCGATGGCCGGCATCGCGCGCGCCTTCATGGTCCCGGGCGTGGATACCATCTTCTTCCTCTCCGACGGCTACCCCTCCGACGCGGGCGGCGACCAGATCGTCGAGGCGGTGAAGGCGATGAACCAGGGACGCGGCATCCAGGTGAACACCATAGGCCTGGGCGACGATAAGGACGAGAAGTTCTTGAAGAAGCTCGCGAAGGAAAACGGCGGGAAGTATATAGAAGGCTAG